AAAATACGTTATACCTTATAATAGGTATAGAACCTTTCAAATTAAATCTTCATTGTATGGCATCTTAACTTTGAACCCTGAAACCACAGCACAGTGAGGAAACAGAAGGAAGCCATTCTGCATCCCTGCTTGTCCCTGCTTGCCTAGCGGTCTCTGGGGAGCAGGCCGCAGACGGGACTAACCTATGAATCTGAATTGCTGGCTGCCACACTCGAAGAGGGCGATGTCCTCGCTCAGCCACAGCAGGCTGCCCTGGGTCACCAGGCCTGGGTGCTGTCTCACCAGGTCCAGGAGCAGGAAACAGAAGTGGACCTCCTCGTCACTGTCCAGAAGCGGAGTGCCCACCAGCCCCAGGGGAACAGCATCATTTACTACCCAaaggaataaaacaaacaagaatGTTTCACTCGAGTGCTCTTACAAGGCATACATTACCCCAAACTAACTCGCCACTAACTGGAGCTCCCCAAAGCTGCCATTTCAGCCCTAGGCTGTACTCTTTGTTCACCTATGACTGTGCATCCACTTACTGTACAGcagcaactacagtacatcataaatttgctgatgacaccacagttatCAGGCTGATCAATAACAAAGATGAGTTCACATATAGGAGTGATTGTGGTGCCTTGACAACAACCCGACCCTGAATGTGAACAAGACTAAAGAACTGTTGTGGACTTCAGGAGATCCACAGGAAGTCAGATCCCAATCAACATCAAGGGCTCAACAGTGGAAACTGTCAGCTGCTTCAGATTCCTCAGTCTGCAGATCCCCACTGACTAGGTTTTGTCTCACAACACTATAGCTAGTTTGAAAAATGCTCAACAGCACCTCCACTTTCTGCAGTGCCTAAAGAAATGCAGTATGGGGAAGCAGCCACTCATGAACTTTTACCGCAGCACCATAGAAAGCGTCCTCACTAGTGGTATCACTTGTATGGTACAGCAGTGCATGCATGACAGAGATGcactacaaagggttgtgg
This genomic interval from Lepisosteus oculatus isolate fLepOcu1 chromosome 20, fLepOcu1.hap2, whole genome shotgun sequence contains the following:
- the LOC138224353 gene encoding BTB/POZ domain-containing protein KCTD19-like translates to MRSPASTVNDAVPLGLVGTPLLDSDEEVHFCFLLLDLVRQHPGLVTQGSLLWLSEDIALFECGSQQFRFIGSVLCFAMK